GCGCCCGAGCTCGATCCGGCCACGGTCGACTGGAAGCGTCCCCTGCGCCGCCAGATCGATCTGGATTCGATGGATTGGCTCAACTTCCTTGTGGCGTTGAGTGCACGATTCGGCGTAGACGTACCGGAGTCCGACTACGCGCGTCTCGTCACACTCACGGATGTGATCGAGTACCTCGTGGCTCAACGTCGTTGCGGGCGCAGGTAGATCGTCCAATAGACGAGGGCGACAAGCACGCTGCCGCCCACCAGGTTGCCGGCGATCACCGGTCCCAGGTTGCGCAGCAGATCCAGCATGGTCAGCGGCGCGCCCAGCAGCATCGCCAGCGGGAAGAAATACATGTTGGCGATCGAATGCTCGAAGCCGGCAGCGACGAACGCGGTGATCGGAAAGACGATCGCCACCGCCTTGTCCGCCACGCTGCGGCCGGCCATTGCCATCCAGGTCGCCATGCACACGAGCACGTTGCACAGGACGCCGCGAAAGAACAGTTCGCCGATCGGCACCTCGGCCTTGGCGGTGGCGATTCGAAGCGCGGTTGCGGCGACTGCACCGCCGTTCATCGAGGTATGTCCGGACAAGAACACCAGCAGCGCCAGGCCGGCCGCCCCGACCAGGTTGGCAAGGCAGACCACCGCCCAGTTGCGCAGCAGCTCCCCGCTGCCAACCTCGCCGCTTGCCCACGCCATTGCTATCAGGTGGTTGCCGGTGAACAGCTCCGCGCCGGCCACCACCACCAGCAACAGCCCGAGCGAGAAGGCGAGCCCGCCGAGGAGCCGCGAGACGGCGAAGCCGAGGGATGCGTCGCTGGCTACCAGCGTGAACATCAACGCGCCGAAGCCGATGAAGGCGCCGGCCAGGACGCCCAGCATCGCCTGCGTCGCCCACGGCAGGCGCGCCTTGGCTACGCCGAGGTCGCGTACGCGCGCGGCGACCTCGGTCGGTGCATAGGCATCGGCACCGAACGTGGCATGACGATGGAGCGGCTGCGTTCGGTGAGCCGACGGGTGGGCGTCGCTGGCTGGCATTGCACCATGTTCGGATGCAAAGGTGGTCCACGCCTTGCGCCAGGTCAAGGCACCGCCACAGCCGCGCGGCTACGCTGGCGTCGCATGGAAGCTCAAGATCGCGGCGTCTGGAAAAGGAACTTCGGTGTGCTCGCGCGCGCCGCGCTCCCACTCGTCTGGCTGGCGCTGAGCGTGCCTTGTCTGGCCCGGGAAGGTGAAGCAATGCCAATGGAGCCTCCTGAGGTCGCGTCGCGCAACGCCGCCTACTTGTGCGCCCTCGATGCGGCGACTGCCGCGCGGAAGGCTTCCAAGGACGCCGGTAGCGCGCTGAAGAAGGCCGAGCAGTCCGCGAGGATTGCTTCCGTGCGCGCCACGGAGGCGACGCTTCGCGCAGCGCGCAAGGCCGATGAATCCGCCCGGCATGCTTGGGAGAAGACCATCCTTTCGGCCCTTCGAGCGACCAGCGAGAGTCGCGCGAAGGCGAACATCGCCGTAGAGGCAAGCGAGAAGGCTTCCATCGCATCCGGCAGAGCGCTCGGGAGTTCGAACGCAGCGGCCCGTCGAGCCGCCGAACCGAGCCGGCCAGAAGCGAGGAGCGCCGCGCGTTCGGCGCGCGACGCATTGCGAATCGCATTCCAGGCCCATCGTGCGGCGGCACACGCCGCGCACGAGGCTGCCGAAGCGGCATGGCGAGCCAGCAGGCAGATTGCTGGACGCACCGACATTCACCCGGCCCCCCTGCTGCGAGCACCTCATGTGCCGCCGAAGCCGCCTGGAGGTCTTGGCGAACCGGCGGCTTGATGTCGATCAATACGCACGAACGGCCATGAGCCTAGCCTCGCACCCCATCGACACCAGGAGTAAAGCATGACCCATCGCGACATTGTTCTTTGTCATCCGGTTCGCACTGCCATCGGCACCTACGGCGGCAGCCTCAAGGATGTGGCGGCCCCCGACCTCGGCGCAGTGGTACTGCGGGAAACTCTCAGGTTGTCCGGCCTGCCTGCGGACAAGGTGCAGACCCTGGTGATGGGCAATGTCATCCAGGCCGGCGTGAAGATGAACCCGGCGCGCCAGGCTGGCATTGCGGCGGGACTGCCGGTCGAGGTGCCCGCACTGACGGTCAACCGCGTCTGCGGCTCAGGGGCGCAGGCCATCGTCAGCGCTGCGCTGGAGGTGTGGTCGGGCATGGTCGACTGCGCCGTCGCCGGCGGCATGGAAAACATGGATCGCGCGCCCTACCTGCTGCCGCAGGGGCGCTGGGGAGCGCGCATGGGCGATGTCACCTTGTTCGACAGCATGTTGCGCGATGGCCTCAACGACGCGTTCAGCGGCCAGCACTCGGGGTGGCACACCGAAGAACTGGTGGAGGCCCGCGGCATCTCTCGCGAGGACCAGGATCGATGGGCTCTTCGCTCCCAGGAACGCTTCTCGGCGGCGCAAGCCGCCGGCCGCTTCGATGCGGAGATCGCGGTGGTCGAGGTCGAGACGCGCAAGGGTCCGGCGCGGTTCGCCAAGGACGAGCACAACCGCCCCGAGACCACGGCCGAGTCGCTGGCCCGGCTGAAGCCCGCGTTCCGCAAGGACGGAACCATCACCGCCGGCAGCGCGCCGGGCCTGAACTCCGGCGCCGCGGCGATGTTCGTCGCCGAGCGTCAATGGGCCGAGAAGAACTTTCTCAAGCCCATGGCACGGCTGGTGTCCTACGGGATCGGCGCCGTGGAACCTGCCTTCTTCGGCCTTGGGCCCGTGCCTGCCGTCACCCAGGCCCTGGCGCGCGCTGGATGGACTGCGAGCGAAGTCCAGCGCGTGGAGATCAACGAAGCGTTCGCCGCCATCACGCTGGCGTGCCTGCGCGAACTCGGTTTCGCGGAAGAGGTGGTGAACGTCGAGGGCGGCGCCATTGCCCATGGCCATCCCATCGGCGCCAGCGGCGCGGTGCTGGCCACGCGGCTGATCCACTCGATGAGCCGCGACGGGCTCAAGCGTGGCGTCGTCACGCTGTGCATCGGCGGCGGCCAGGGCATCGCGTTGGCGATCGAGGTGCTCTGAGCCACCGGAGCGCGCAAAGGCAATGCGGCGGAGATCTCCTTCATGCTCATCTTTTCCCTCGAGCCCGGCAATCCTTTCGCTCGCACGCTCGCCGATGCGCTGAATGTGCCTCTGTCACCGCACGAGGAGCGGCTGTTCGACGACGGCGAGCGCAAGCTTCGACCACTGGTGGATCCTTGCGGGGCCGATGCGTACGTGGTGCTGAGCCTGCATGGCGGACCGCTGGACAGCCCCCACGACAAGCTCTGTCGCCTCCTGATGTTCATCGGCACGTTGAAGGACCATGGCGCCGCGCGCGTGACCGCGCTAGTTCCATACATCGCCTACGCGCGCAAGGATCTGCGGACCAAGCCATACGACCCGCTGGGGCTGCGTTACGTGGCGCAGTGGCTGGAGTCCGCGGGCATGACACAGCTCATCGTGCTGGAGGCGCACAACGCCGCCGCTTTGCAGAATGCCTTTCGCTGCCCCACGATCCATCTGTCCGCTCACCATGCTTTTTGGCCGATGGCGCGGGAAATGGCCCGACAGGGACCGATTGCGGTGGCCTCGCCCGACCCCGGGGGCGTCAAGCGGGCGCTGTTGTGGCGCGAGGCGCTGGAGGCGCAGTTGCGCGAGCCGGTGCGCTTCGCGATGGTCGACAAGCGCCGCAGCGCCGGCGTGGTGAGCGGGGGCGAATTGGTTGCCGGCGACGTGGCAGGCGCGACCGTCCTCCTGCTCGATGACCTGATCGCTGCCGGCGACACCATGCTGCGCGGCGCTCGCGCATTGCGGCGTGCGGGCGCCAAGGCGGTGGTCGGGTGTGCGGCGCACGGCCTCTTCGTCGGCCAGGCGTCGCAGGCCTTGGCGTGCGACGATCTGTCGCGTCTGATCGTGACGGACAGCGTGCCGCCGTTCCGCCTGCCCGAAGGCGGCCCGGTGCGAGCCAGGCTCGACGTCGCGTCCGTGGTACCGATGTTCGCCGAAGCCCTCAGCGCCAACCATGCGGCCTGGAGACACCAGGCCTCACGCATCCATGCACCGTTCCAGGCCGTCCAGGGCAGCTGCTGCGTGGACCAGGTAGCGGGAGGCTTGGGGTAGCCACTTACCGGGAGTGCGAACCGCGGGGTCGAGCAGGTGCGCGGCGCTCAACCTCGCGCGCAACAGGGCCCGCCGCGCGGTGTAGAGCACGTGGAGCTGCGCTGGAGGTGCATCCTGCAGCGCCAAAGCCAGCCGCGCCCGGAGTCCGGGGCCTACCGAGGAATCCCCGGCCACCGTGCATTCGAGCCCGAGGAAAGACAGCTCGTCGAAGGGATCGACCTCGCGCAGCCGACTGTCGAACTCCAGTGCATCGATCACGACCGGCGGCTCGAT
Above is a window of Variovorax sp. RA8 DNA encoding:
- a CDS encoding acyl carrier protein, which produces MNDDAQALGETVLSLLRPIAPELDPATVDWKRPLRRQIDLDSMDWLNFLVALSARFGVDVPESDYARLVTLTDVIEYLVAQRRCGRR
- a CDS encoding formate/nitrite transporter family protein, with translation MPASDAHPSAHRTQPLHRHATFGADAYAPTEVAARVRDLGVAKARLPWATQAMLGVLAGAFIGFGALMFTLVASDASLGFAVSRLLGGLAFSLGLLLVVVAGAELFTGNHLIAMAWASGEVGSGELLRNWAVVCLANLVGAAGLALLVFLSGHTSMNGGAVAATALRIATAKAEVPIGELFFRGVLCNVLVCMATWMAMAGRSVADKAVAIVFPITAFVAAGFEHSIANMYFFPLAMLLGAPLTMLDLLRNLGPVIAGNLVGGSVLVALVYWTIYLRPQRR
- a CDS encoding thiolase family protein, producing the protein MTHRDIVLCHPVRTAIGTYGGSLKDVAAPDLGAVVLRETLRLSGLPADKVQTLVMGNVIQAGVKMNPARQAGIAAGLPVEVPALTVNRVCGSGAQAIVSAALEVWSGMVDCAVAGGMENMDRAPYLLPQGRWGARMGDVTLFDSMLRDGLNDAFSGQHSGWHTEELVEARGISREDQDRWALRSQERFSAAQAAGRFDAEIAVVEVETRKGPARFAKDEHNRPETTAESLARLKPAFRKDGTITAGSAPGLNSGAAAMFVAERQWAEKNFLKPMARLVSYGIGAVEPAFFGLGPVPAVTQALARAGWTASEVQRVEINEAFAAITLACLRELGFAEEVVNVEGGAIAHGHPIGASGAVLATRLIHSMSRDGLKRGVVTLCIGGGQGIALAIEVL
- a CDS encoding ribose-phosphate diphosphokinase, translating into MLIFSLEPGNPFARTLADALNVPLSPHEERLFDDGERKLRPLVDPCGADAYVVLSLHGGPLDSPHDKLCRLLMFIGTLKDHGAARVTALVPYIAYARKDLRTKPYDPLGLRYVAQWLESAGMTQLIVLEAHNAAALQNAFRCPTIHLSAHHAFWPMAREMARQGPIAVASPDPGGVKRALLWREALEAQLREPVRFAMVDKRRSAGVVSGGELVAGDVAGATVLLLDDLIAAGDTMLRGARALRRAGAKAVVGCAAHGLFVGQASQALACDDLSRLIVTDSVPPFRLPEGGPVRARLDVASVVPMFAEALSANHAAWRHQASRIHAPFQAVQGSCCVDQVAGGLG